CGCCGAGTCCGGTGGTAGGTGACGATGGCCGCACGCACCTGGCGTACGAACTGCATGTGACCAACTATTACCGCGACACCGGCGTGTTGCGGCTGCAGCGCATCGAGGTCTTCGCCGGCGAGGAGACCACGCCGCTCACGAGCCTGACCGGCCGGGATCTGGTCCAGGCCGTGCAGCCCCGGACTGCCGACGAGGATGCCACCCAGGTTCTCGTCGCTGCGGGCATGCGCGCGGTCGCGTTCCTGTGGCTGACCCTGCCCGATGGCCGGCAGACGCCACGCGTGCTGCGCCATCGGCTCGTCTTCGTCGACGACAAGGGCCGGACCTCGCTGGTCGATGGCGCGTCTGTGGAGGTGGGCACGACCTCACCGCTCGTGCTGGGCCCGCCGCTGCCACCGGGACTGTGGCTGGCCAGCGAAGGACCGGGCAACGCGCAATCGCATCACTGGGGCAGCCTGGTCGCGGTCAATGGCCAGCTCACCATTCCACAACGCTATGCCATCGATGTGTTCGGCCTCGACGCGAACGGCCGCGCCCTGCGCGATGGTGCGGTCGACTTCAGCAGGAGCCGGCGCGAGGACTGGATCGGCTACGGCGCGCAGGTCCTGGCCGTGGCCGACGGCGTGGTGCGCGATGTCCATGACGGCGCCCCGGAGCATGCGCCCCTGGAAGCGCAGGCCGAGCCCGATTCGCTGACCGCGCAGGGCCTGTACGGCAACTACGTGGTGCTTCAGATCGCGCCGAAGGTGTTCGTCCACTACGCCCATCTGCAACCCGGCAGCGTGGCGGTCACCGTGGGACAGCGGCTGCATCGCGGGCAGGTGCTCGGGCGCCTGGGGCAGTCGGGTAATTCCAACGGGCCCCACCTGCACTTCCACGTCTCCGACGCGGCGACGTTCGAAGGCTCGGAAGGCTTGCCGTTCGTGTTCGACAGTAATCGGTCTCCGGGCCACTGGTCGCTCACCCAGGCGATCGACCCGAAGGCAAAGTTCAGCCCGGATCGCAACCCCCATTCCGGACAGATGCCACTGGATGGCGAAGTGCTCGGCTTCTAGGCCACGCAGCGCGTGCCGGAATCGGCCCGGCGCGCCGGATCAGACCTTGCGCTTGGCGCGCGGATGCGCGCCGTCGTAGACCTTGGCCAGGTGCTGGAAGTCCAGGTGCGTATAGATCTGCGTGGTGGCGATGTCGGCATGGCCGAGCAGTTCCTGCACGCCGCGCAGGTCGCCGGAGGATTCGAGGATATGGCTGGCGAAGCTGTGCCGCAGCATGTGCGGATGCACGTGCTTGAACAGCCCCTGCCGCTGCGCCAGCTGCTGGATGCGCAGCTGCACGGCGCGCTGGGAGATCGTGCCGCCGCCGCGGCCGGGGAACACCGGCGCGGCGTCCTCGGCCGGCTTTTCCTCGCGCCAGGCCGCCAGCGCGGCGCGCGCGTGCGAGCCCACCGGCACGATGCGCTGCTTGCGGCCCTTGCCCAGCACGGTGACCACGCCGGCGGCCAGGTCCAGGTCGGACCAGCGCAGCGCGCACAGTTCGCTCAGGCGCAGCCCGGAGGAATAGAACAGTTCCAGCAGTGCGCGATCGCGTAGGCCCAGCGGCGCATCGGTCGGCACCTCGACCAGGCGCACGGCCTCGTCTGCGTCGAGCACCTTGGGCAGCTTGCGCGGCGCCTTGGGCGCGCGCAGCCCGGCCACCGGACTGGCGGCGATGCGGCCATGCTTGAGCAGCCACAGATAGAAGCTGCGGCAGGCCGACAGCCGGCGCTGCAGGCTGGTCGCCGCCAGCCCCTGGCGATGGCCGGCGGCGATGAAGGCCCGCAGCTGATCGGCCTGCAGCGCCTCGACCGGCGTGCCGTCCTGCGCCTGCGCGGCCCACTGGGTCAGCGCCGTCAGGTCGCGGCGATAGGCGTCCAGCGTATGCGCGGAGACCTGGCGCTCGACGCGCAGGTGATCGAGGAAGGCCTCAACGGCGGACATGCCGCGGCCTCACTGCTGTATCCGATGGCGCAGCATGCGCTGCACCAGCCGCAGGTAGCGCGCCGGGGCCCTGGGCAGCAGCGCCATCACCACCGACAGCAGCAGCACCGCGGTGACCACCACGGGCACCAGCAGCGCATCGACGTACGTCCAGCCGGTGCTCATCGCGGCGCCGATCGCGAACAGGCCGCGCGTGTGCGAGAGCTGCTCGCTGGAACAGCGCATGGCCGAGACCTGGGCGATCACCAGCAGCACGCAGGTCGGCCGCGAGCGCGACGCCCCAGGTGCCCTGAGACACCGGATGCCGCCGCGCGTACACGCCGGTGGCCAACAGCGGCCATAGCCGGAAGATCGCCATGGACAGCATGACCCAGGCGCGGAAGAACATCGCCCTCGCCCTAGGCGTCGAAGCGTTTCAAGGCGGTGGTCAGCGCCTCGCCCATCATGCGCAGGAACAGCGTGCCCATGCCGGGATAGAAGCGGTTTCCGTCGCGGCTGCCCACGGCCACCAGGCCTACGCCGGGCAGCGGCAGCAGCGCCGAGGAGCCGATCTCCTCGGCCTGGGCGGCGTAGAGCAGCGTGTTCTTCTGCGGCTGCAGGCGCCCGCATAGCGGCTCGCCATCGGCCAGGCAGTCGCGGAACGGGACCAGGTGCGAGCTGCCCTCGGCGATCGACTGCAGCCAGGGCGCATCGGCCAGCGACTCCGGCAACGGGGCGAAGATCACGATCCGCACCAGGTCGCCCTGGAAATCCTCTTCCAGCGAGGCCGCCATCGCCGCCAGCGTGTCGGCGACACTGGACTGGCGCATCAGCGCCAGGGTCAGCTGGTGCACGCGCACGGCCAGGCGCTCGTTCTCCAGCGCATTGGCCGACAGCTCCCCCAGGCGGCGCGAGAGCTCGCGGTTCTTGTCGCGCAGCACCTCCAGCTGGTAGCTGGCCAGCGAGGCGGCCGGGCCCTTCTCGCGCGGCACCACCAGGGTCTGGGCCAGGTCCGGGAACTGCTGCAGGAAGCCGGGATGCCGGCGCAGCCAGGCGGCCACCTCGTGGCTGCCAAGTTTCTCGTGGGTCTCGCTCATTGCGTCCATTCCCCTTCGAACACGAATGTCGCCGGCCCGGACATCACCACCTCGGCGGCATCGTCGGGCCAGTCGATCTGCAGGTCGCCGCCGGGCAGCGACACGGTGACGCTACGCTCGACCAGGCCGGCGCGCATCAGCACCACCGCCGCCGCGCAGGCGCCGCTGCCGCAGGCCAGGGTTTCGCCGACGCCGCGCTCGAGCACGCGCAGCGCGATGCGCTGGCGGCTGATCACCTGGGCGAAGCCGACGTTGACCGATTCGGGAAACGCCGCGCTGGTCTGCAGCGCCGGCCCCAGCACGCTCACCGGCGCGCTGGCCACATCGGCCACCTGCACCACCGCATGCGGATTGCCCATCGACACCGCGCCGAACACCACCGGCGCGCCGTCGACCTGCACCGAATAGCTCGGCTGCTCGCTGTCGAACCCGGCCAGTGGCACCTGCGCGGGCTGCCAGTGCGGCATGCCCATGGCCACGGCGAAGCCGGCCTCGGTGCGCTGCACGCGATGGGTACCGGCGGGGCTGTCCATCTGGAAGGGCGCCTCGGCCTTGGCCAGGCCGGCGCGCACCAGCCAGGCGGCGATGCAGCGCGCGCCGTTGCCGCACTGGCCCGAGAGCGAGCCGTCGGCGTTCCAGATCCGGTACGAGGCGACCGAGCCCTCGGCCCGCGGCGCCTCGATGGTCAGCAGCTGGTCGCAGCCCACCCCGCGATGCCGGTCGGCCAGCTGCGCGGCCAGGGCCGCGTCCGGCGCCGGGCGGCCGCCGCGCAGGTCGAGCACGACGAAGTCGTTGCCCGCCCCATGCATCTTGGAGAACCGCAGCGGCGCGGCGTCAGTGCTCGCCATCGCCACCGCCCTGGTCGACGGCCTTGCTGGCGGCGTCGTCCTGCGGGTTTGGCGCGGAGGTAGGCGCCTGCGGCTTGACCTGCACCGGCGGCGCGCCGGTCTGGGTCTTGGGGGCGGGAGCGGGCTGCTGCACCGGCGTCGGCCGTTCCGGCAGCACCAGCGGACCCTTGTTGCCACAGGCGGACAGCGCCAGCAGCGCGGCGCTCGACAGCGCCAGTCGCGATACGGTCTTCATGGGGTCGAGTATAGCGAGTGCCGGCGCACAACCGCCCGCATGCGGCGGGGCGCCGATCAGCGTCGCGTCATGGCGCGGCCGGGGGCTCGGGCCGCTGCCACATCCACAGCACCACCGCCGACAGGCAGGCCACCGGAATGGCCGACAGCCACCAGTGCGCCGGCGTCAGCCAGGCCATCGCGGTCACGGTGAATGCGGCGCTGGCCAGCATGGTCCAGCTCGCCAGCCACTTGGCCCGGCGCGGGATCGCCCCGTGCGCCTGCCAGTCGTGGATCAGCGGGCCGAAGTGCCGGTGCGCCAGCAGGGCGCGGTGCAGGCGCTCGGACCCGCGCGAGGCGGCGAAGGCCGCGATCAGGATGAACACCGTGGTCGGCATCACCGGCAGGAACAACCCGATCACGCCCAGCAGCAGGCTGGTCCAGGCCAGCAGCCACCAGGCCCAGCGAAAGCGGCTGGGGGGCGGCGTCAGTTCCGGCGGCAGGGGCGTGTCCACCTGCGTATTGTCGCCCGCCGCGCGTGTAGGCGGCATCGCGAAAGGCGCACGCTGCGTTGCAGGCCACGCCGATGTTCCCGGCTGGCGGGAACATCGGCTGCGGAAACAACCGGACCGGAGCGATCCTCCGCCCGGGCGGCCCTCAGTCGGCCTTGGCCACGCCCAGCTGGTCGAGCATGAAGGCGTAGTACTCGGCCATTT
The window above is part of the Pseudoxanthomonas sp. X-1 genome. Proteins encoded here:
- a CDS encoding M23 family metallopeptidase, with the protein product MPSPWMIMPAIKPLRSPTRRAPGKAGFWLVLAALNLLRPADVNAERALAPVEVRTPCAPSPVVGDDGRTHLAYELHVTNYYRDTGVLRLQRIEVFAGEETTPLTSLTGRDLVQAVQPRTADEDATQVLVAAGMRAVAFLWLTLPDGRQTPRVLRHRLVFVDDKGRTSLVDGASVEVGTTSPLVLGPPLPPGLWLASEGPGNAQSHHWGSLVAVNGQLTIPQRYAIDVFGLDANGRALRDGAVDFSRSRREDWIGYGAQVLAVADGVVRDVHDGAPEHAPLEAQAEPDSLTAQGLYGNYVVLQIAPKVFVHYAHLQPGSVAVTVGQRLHRGQVLGRLGQSGNSNGPHLHFHVSDAATFEGSEGLPFVFDSNRSPGHWSLTQAIDPKAKFSPDRNPHSGQMPLDGEVLGF
- the xerC gene encoding tyrosine recombinase XerC, giving the protein MSAVEAFLDHLRVERQVSAHTLDAYRRDLTALTQWAAQAQDGTPVEALQADQLRAFIAAGHRQGLAATSLQRRLSACRSFYLWLLKHGRIAASPVAGLRAPKAPRKLPKVLDADEAVRLVEVPTDAPLGLRDRALLELFYSSGLRLSELCALRWSDLDLAAGVVTVLGKGRKQRIVPVGSHARAALAAWREEKPAEDAAPVFPGRGGGTISQRAVQLRIQQLAQRQGLFKHVHPHMLRHSFASHILESSGDLRGVQELLGHADIATTQIYTHLDFQHLAKVYDGAHPRAKRKV
- a CDS encoding DUF484 family protein encodes the protein MSETHEKLGSHEVAAWLRRHPGFLQQFPDLAQTLVVPREKGPAASLASYQLEVLRDKNRELSRRLGELSANALENERLAVRVHQLTLALMRQSSVADTLAAMAASLEEDFQGDLVRIVIFAPLPESLADAPWLQSIAEGSSHLVPFRDCLADGEPLCGRLQPQKNTLLYAAQAEEIGSSALLPLPGVGLVAVGSRDGNRFYPGMGTLFLRMMGEALTTALKRFDA
- the dapF gene encoding diaminopimelate epimerase, which gives rise to MASTDAAPLRFSKMHGAGNDFVVLDLRGGRPAPDAALAAQLADRHRGVGCDQLLTIEAPRAEGSVASYRIWNADGSLSGQCGNGARCIAAWLVRAGLAKAEAPFQMDSPAGTHRVQRTEAGFAVAMGMPHWQPAQVPLAGFDSEQPSYSVQVDGAPVVFGAVSMGNPHAVVQVADVASAPVSVLGPALQTSAAFPESVNVGFAQVISRQRIALRVLERGVGETLACGSGACAAAVVLMRAGLVERSVTVSLPGGDLQIDWPDDAAEVVMSGPATFVFEGEWTQ
- a CDS encoding lipoprotein; protein product: MKTVSRLALSSAALLALSACGNKGPLVLPERPTPVQQPAPAPKTQTGAPPVQVKPQAPTSAPNPQDDAASKAVDQGGGDGEH
- a CDS encoding YbaN family protein, yielding MDTPLPPELTPPPSRFRWAWWLLAWTSLLLGVIGLFLPVMPTTVFILIAAFAASRGSERLHRALLAHRHFGPLIHDWQAHGAIPRRAKWLASWTMLASAAFTVTAMAWLTPAHWWLSAIPVACLSAVVLWMWQRPEPPAAP